The genomic window AGTGGCGAGGCCAGCGGCGAAATGTCCGCGGTGCTGGATCGCCTCGTGGCCCATCTCGAGGAATCCAAGGCGACGCGGGACAGTGTCGTGTCTGCGCTTATTTACCCGGCCATCCTGTTAGTGGTCGCGGTGCTCTCCATCGTCGTCATGCTGGCCTTCGTGGTGCCGCAGTTTGAGTCGCTTTTTAATGACATGGGTGATTCTCTGCCGACGCTGACCCGGGTGGTCATTAATTCCGCAGACTTTGTAACCGCCTGGTTCTGGTTACTGGCGATAGCGCTCACCCTGACGGTTATCGCTGTTCGAAACTGGATGCGAAGCGACGCGGGTAAACAGAAGTGGCATGCCCGACTGCTGCGCCTCCCTCTTTTCGGGGGTATTGTTTTCGAGTACGAGATGGCGCGTTTTGCCCGCACCCTGGGTACCTTGCTCGGCAATGGCGTGCCGATGCTCCGGGCTATCGATATTGCCATTGAGACCGTAGAAAATGTGGTGCTTAAAGCATCTCTCGGCGGCCTTCCCCCGGCGGTAAAAGCGGGGCAGCGCATGTCCGTGGCCCTGGCGGAGTCAAAAATGTTTACGCCTATGGTGATTCAAATGACCCGTGTCGGTGAGGAGTCGGGTGCCATGGACACCATGATGCTGGAGCTAGCGAAAGTTTTTGATGATCACGTGAACTCTGGCGTGAAACGGAGTCTTACCTTACTCGAGCCTCTGTTGATACTGACCATGGGAGCCGTGATTGCGGTCATTATCATTGCGATCCTCATGGGGATTCTTTCGGTAAACGATCTGGCGGTGTAAATCGCAGGTGATGCAGGTCCCGGCCCTGATAAGGAGCACCGGCGATGCTTGAACAT from Congregibacter litoralis KT71 includes these protein-coding regions:
- a CDS encoding type II secretion system F family protein, with product MAVFYYRAVGRDGKTVDGTLEAAGQELASRQLRARGLTLLSLKSDEAGSAVGRSGGRPPSRQDVLSMTTELAVLLRAGLPLDRSLKVLIEMASLPSMGALLSDVLKSVKDGKALSVALEPYADLFGRFYLSMLRSGEASGEMSAVLDRLVAHLEESKATRDSVVSALIYPAILLVVAVLSIVVMLAFVVPQFESLFNDMGDSLPTLTRVVINSADFVTAWFWLLAIALTLTVIAVRNWMRSDAGKQKWHARLLRLPLFGGIVFEYEMARFARTLGTLLGNGVPMLRAIDIAIETVENVVLKASLGGLPPAVKAGQRMSVALAESKMFTPMVIQMTRVGEESGAMDTMMLELAKVFDDHVNSGVKRSLTLLEPLLILTMGAVIAVIIIAILMGILSVNDLAV